From the Aspergillus puulaauensis MK2 DNA, chromosome 1, nearly complete sequence genome, the window CAATGTGAGGGGAGAATCCGCCTATGTCTACAGTCAGAAGCTGAGGTTGGGGGTAATACCAACTAGGCCATACCGCTGCCAGCCAGCTTGTAGTTGATTTTCTCCTTGAAAAGCAGCATCTCCTCTGTGGCCAACTGCTGCAGGACACTTAGGACACGCTCCCCTCGAAGAAGACTGTCAAATCCAGAGTGGCTGTTCGCGTAGTTTTCGGTGCGGCAAAGGACGCGCTTCCCTTGGGCATTTACCTCCTGTTGCTGGTTATTGTGCGTCCATTGCATTCAGCTTGGGCCGAGGGGTTACCTCATAAGGCATGTAGGAAGCATCAAGCGTGCGTGGGAGATCATGGACTTCCTGGGCCCATTCTTGCAGATGCCCCGTCTCTTGTGTATCGAGAAAGTcccgaaggaggaggaatcCATCCTCTTGGTAAGAAGCGATCTGCTCGGGGGATAGGGGATAGTGGCTGTTTTCCATTTCTGACTCGTTGAAGTATTGACCGTGCACTAGATGAAGCCTGCAAGACAGTCCACGTTTAGAGCCAATTTCTAcaattaaatatttaattataacGCATTCCTCCCAACTGGCGACGTCCTGTCGCGCCTGTGAGTCAAGACCACCGGATGGAAGTCCGCACCACGACCCAAACTCGATCAAGGATAATACAGCATGAGAAAGGAAGAACAAATCGATTCCACATTCTATCTTCACATGAGCTCTTCCTGATTGGTTCTGCCAGCAACATCGTGGGGAAGTCGACCCACCCCGGCGCCACGGCCGGGATGGCTCTCGGTCTCGTTCTCAGTCTCGCTGTTCGCCCCGGCGCTTGTCAGAATGTGGACTGGCCCTTGAGCCCATGTGCTTCTGTTCTTGGTCCTCGTGGCCTGGGCTTGCTGAGCGGCGTGGAGCCAGAAACAAGCTTCGACGCGCCCTACTTTGCGGCAGCATCGTGCTCTCGTCGCGGGCAGCCATTGGCGCTGTAGAGTAGATGCTAATATTGCAGTTGTTGAATAAATTCATGCCATGATGGACCACAACATGGAGGAAGCAATACTTCCTTATTCTATCGCTCATCGCTATTAACGACGCTACCACAATGGCTGCTGCACAGGATAGCTCAACGGCCAGCGAGACCCAGATCTCGGTGGACCGCAAGCAGCATGACGATAGCAGGAAGGAAATGgccgtggatgaagaggcgACATCGAGCCCTATATCAAAAGCACGCAGCGGCGTTCTCAACGTCGCCATTGCAGGGCTTGCTCTCTTTAGCGATGGATACAACGCCCAAATCAGTATGTTGCCAAATACCACGGCAACTATCGCCTCTAACCACGCTCCATAATGTAGTTGGCTACATGGAGCCTTTATTCTCTGTCTTGTATGTCTTGCTCGCCATTATGCTGCGTCGTGCTAACTGGCTAGATACCCCAACTCCATGTCCTCCGATATCAAGTCTCGATTGTCCAACTCGTTTCTGATCGGTGAGATCTTTGGTATGATCTTCTTCGGTGCCTTAATCGACCGACTGGGTCGGAGAACTGGTGTTATTGCAGCCACCTTGTTCCTCGTTCTTGGTGTCGCCCTCGCTGCCGCTTCCCACGGAACGTCAGAGCTGGGGTATTTATCCTTTCCCTCACAGTCGTGACTATACTAACAAGGACCAGGATGTTCTGGATGATGATCATCTCTCGGGGGATCGCTGGCTTtggcgctggcggcgagTATCCTGTATGCGCGACAAGCGCAACAGAAGCCGCTGATGAAACAGCAAAACTTCGCAAGAAACGAGGCTTTCTCGTCGCGTCGACAACGGACTTTGCCATTGACATGGTAATTACCTCTGGTAATAGGCGAGTGAAGTGCTAATTCGTCCAGGGCTTTGTCGCTGCCGGCATCGTCGCGCTGATTGTACTCGCGTGCTTCCACCAGGAAGCCCGCCAGGGTGTCTGGAGAGTGTGCTTTGGCCTGGGCTTCGTGGTATGTCTTCCATTCACAATCTTCAATATTTACTCACGGCAAAGCTCCCGGTCatcatctgcttcttccgAATCCGCATGATCAACTCGACGCAGTACCGTAAGCATGCGATCAAGTCCAGGTATCCGTACTGGCTGGTGCTGAAAAGATATTGGAAGCCAATGCTGGGAACATGTACGTGCTCGCCTTTCTTGATCATGCAGTTACTGACGTCGTAGCTCTCGCCTGGTTCTGCTACGACTTCGTCACGTATCCATTCGGCCTCTTCTCGTCCACCATCATCTCGCAAATGAACCCTGACAACACGACCATTCAAAACATCGGTTGGGGCGTGAGTTCATACAAGCACTTTCTGCTGgtaaactactaataataagtagACCGTGATTAACTGCTTCTACCTGCCCGGCTGCCTCCTCGGTGGCCTGCTAATGGACCGCATCGGCCGTAAACAGACAATGACATTGGGCTTTCTCATCTGGTCCATCTGGGGCTTCATCCTGGGAGGCGCTCTCGGTCCCATCCAGTCCGTCTTCccgctcttcatcgtcatgTACGGCATCTTCAACGCGCTTGGTGAAATGGGCCCAGGCGTGTCAACATTTCTGTGCGCCGCCGAATCCTTCCCTACCCCGTTGCGAGGCCACTTTCTTGGCTTTGCAGCGGCGGTTGGCAAGGCTGGGGCGAGCATTGGGACAGAGGTATTTACGCCTATCCAGGACTCGTTTGGCGATGTCGGTAAGGGACAGCAGGCCGTGTTCTTGATTGGGTCTGCGTTTACGATTGTGGGAGGGATTATCGCATGGTGGCTGATTCCGGATATGCAGCGGGAATTGGAAAGCGAGGACATCAAGTTCCGGGCATATTTGGAAGATAATGGCTATGATGCTGCAGGGCTTGGGGCATGATACTCCAGGCGTTAGTATTGAAGAGCAGAAGCAATGTAACAATATCTCAATGATGGcagttatatatatctgtatctTTTTACCCCCAGCTCCAAGTTTGGGTCCCACTTCACATCTTCAAACTATTACGGAATCTCGACGGCAAATAGACATCAGCTATACAAACAGGCTGCAGGACAGCTAAATTGTTGGTATACTCGTGTCGAGTACAGTTTGTTCCCATAGGCCTGTtggctgcctcaggcagcaatCGATGACTCACTTTCTCTTCGTATTTcgtctctttttttcttgctttccACGTTATTTCTGTCGAGTAGTCCAAATCATCAGTCAATCACTGAAATGTCTGAATCTGTCCTCACCGATTATTCCTCGCTCAGCGCGTTCCTCCATCGCAGCGAGAGTGACCCCCGACCGGTCGTTGCGATGACCTGCGGCGTTGCAGGTCAGTCCACGAACTCACCAGGAGGAAcgataattaattaatacaACAGGTTCTGGGAAGTCGTCGGTCTCTAAATGGATCACATCCAACCACCCCTCGTTCAAACGTCTGTCAATTGACTCGTACATCTACACCAAGTACGGCCTTTACGGCGTCGACTATCCCAAGGACAAATACAACGAGTTccaggaagaggctgagcCTGCCCTTCGAACAGAACTGGCGCAGTTACTTCAGCAGGGCTCCCAGAACATCATCCTCGATTTCTCCTTTGCATTCCAGGCCACCCGCGACGAGTGGAAGGCCCTGGTCGAGGGCGCAGGAGGCCGGTGGGTGCTAATCTTCATCGAAGTCGATCCAGACgagctgcggcggcgagtCAGAGCAAGGAACCAGCTGGCCGTGAAAGACGGCGATTCGGCATTTTTTGTGACAGAGCAGGTTCTAGAGAGCTTCATCGCAGGCTTCGAGCGGCCAAttggggagggcgaggtTGTTTTACGGCTGGAAAATGAGGCTGTCTAAGAAACTACCGTGCCAGCATGCTTCACGATTCTTGTATGATAAACGCAGATACCCTTCTTAATGATAACCTCTCTACTCAAATCTCGAGACATCTATAGCTTTGCGAACTGTCCGCTCTGCAGGTGGTTCCCTCCATCTATTGGAATCACAGCCCCGTTGACGTATGAGCCTGCAGGACCGCAGAGATAGACCATCACACCAGCAATGTCCTCAGGACTCCCCAGCCGTCTTCTTGGATTTGCAGCTGCCATAGATTCAACGCCTCCCAAGTGGTCGATAAGACCGTTGGCCAGCTTGGACGGAAAGAACCCCGGCGCCACGACGTTCGAACAGATATTGCGTGGCCCCAATTCAACCGCCAGATTTGTAGCCAAGTGATGTGCTGCAGCCTTGGAGATTGCATACATAATTGTGCCATGCTTGCCCACCACTGGAACCGACAGCCCTGCAATcgcgccgacgatgatgatgcgtGACGGCGAGTCGGCGGTTCCAGATCGCTCCAGCAAAGGCGTGAGGCTTCACGGACCATCAGTGTACTGTGTTGTTTGAAACAATAAACGGACTCTTACAGTCTTGTGAGGTGGAATATGCTGCGGACGTTCAAGTCTAGCACTTTGGTGACAGCCCAGTCCGGCGTGGGTTCAAAGGCTCCTCCCCATGTCGCCGCCGCATTCGCAACCAGAATGTCAACGCGATGCTCTGCTTTTAACAGATCGACAAGCCTCTCAATGTCAGAGGGCTTCGAGAGGTCAGCGGCATATCCGATCGCAGTTCCAGAACAAGGCAAGGCATTGAGTTTGTCCACGGCCTGTTTGAACCCAAGCGGACCTTCTGCCTTTCGCGCAACAATCACCACTTTCTCTGCGCCTGCAAGAAGCAGTGCTGTAGCAGTGTGTAGTCCGAGGCCTCGAGACCCTGTACACTTCCTGTCAGCGTTCCAATTGTGTCCTGGGAAATGGATTGTACACACCACCCGTGACCACGGCCACCTTGCCGTCGAGGCGGAAAAGACGAGGAAATTCAGGTAATTCGGACATGATAGCGTCACTGCAAtgggtcttcttctttgcagaTTTCTACTTCGTTTTGTGTTGATAATGGGGCGTTGTAACTTTGGATATGTTTTTCCGGCAGCCCCTAAACACTACATTGAAACGTTCAACAAACCTATCGGGAATATCTTAATGAATAATGAAGTTAAAGACTGGGAAATGTTGCAATAGAGCTATTATTCAAATACAACTGCCATCCGCTTGGTCGACGTCCCTGCCTTCATCTCGCGTATCATATcatccatggcctccaacGATCGTATTTCTATTTCGGGGGTAATGGAGTGTTTTGCAGTAAAGTCCACTGCTTTGCCCATGCGCTGGGGCGTACTAGTGCTGTCTGACTTGATATTGTATAAGCCGACTGCCAGGGCAAACGTAGAGACCTCCATGGGGCTGAGGCTGATGCCAATAACCATCAAGGTTCCCCCAACGCGAATGATAGATGGTGCTCCCTTGTAGGCCGCAGCTGAGCCGCTGAAAACCGCTGCAGCGTGCACGCCACCGTTGGTAATTTTCTTCACTTCAGCGGCATAGGTATCAGCATGGGTCAGCGAGTTGAATGTCACATCTGCCCCTTGGCTCTTGCATGCTTCCAGCGTCTTGTCGTTGATATCAATGGCAATGACTTGATATCCCATTGCCTTTGCGTACTGAGTAGCCAGCTGTCCTagtcctccagctccgatgGCAGCGAACCACTGTCCTGGCTTGAGATTGCAAGAGTCCACGGCGTGGAAAGCTACAGCCGTTAGCATCACCCAACTTCAAACAATAGTTCATTGCACACCTGTAATCCCAGCACAGAATACCGCTGAGCTGCGCTTTGGGTCCAGCTGAGAGGGAAGATGGATGACATTCTGCCAGTCGACAGCAGCATATTCTTGGAAGAAGCCAAACTCGCCAAATCCAGCGACGCTGGGCTTGCCCTGGGTACATTGCGTGTTATGCACCATGCACGCTTCACATTCGAAACAGCAGCCGTTGATATACAAGAATCCAACCGGGTTCCCTTCCTGGAAGCCCTTGTCCCTGCAGTCGGCACCTACCTTGGCGACATAGCCAGCCCCTTCATGCCCGATGGTGAATGGCTCGGTCTTGTCGGGCTGGGAAATTGCCATGATGTCTGAGTGGCAGAGAGACGCCGATGCCATCTTAACGAGGATTTGGTTTGGGGCAGGCTCTGGGATTGGGATCTCGTTCACAACGGCCTTTTGCTGCTTGGGATCCCATTGTGCGGCCTTCATCGTATTTCCTATAGAACCCATTCTCGTATACTGGCTAAACTGCAGTAACTCAGATATTCGTTTTACTGGTATCAATATTGCGAAGGCGTGGGCCTAATATGCTTGATCGCAGAGGATCCGAGCTCGGGCCGGGAATCCTTTTCCTGTGCTCTTCCAGTCTTTTGCTCAGTCAGATCCATCCATGCAGATCTACACCTGGTCTGTACTCTACTAAATATTCACTTCAGTTTTATAGGTGGATAATCCTGTGATGCCTTCTCGAAGTACCGGAATCTGTATTATTGAGGGCTAACCTAATGCTAGTACGGTTCCACTTAACGACGAATAGAATAGTATCTAAGACTGATGTATATCAAGCCCGTCGGTCTATATTCTCGACCATTTCAACCTCTGGCTTGCTGTCCGATTCAGCCCCTGTCTTGCCCTGAAGCCGCTTGGCGACATCGTAGTGGAGGAAGTTCTTCATATCAGGTATAAAGCAGCTGGATATGATTAACAAAACACTGAATGGGATAGTACAGTAGAAGACAATCCGAAAGCTCTGCGAGTAAGCGATCTTGAGTGCTGCAGTGGCGTCTGCAACGACACTATCGGTGGCACCTGGGACAGCCTCCACGCCTGTTCCTGCAGTCAAGGCCGCCAGGAGGGCAGGCAGTGACGAGTCCGGTAGACCGGCTGCGGTGGCTGCTGCACCGACGTACTTGGGCATGTTCTTGTTCAGTTCGTTGTTCAAGACGGACACGTACACAGCTTGCGCAACAGCTCCTCCGAGGGCGCGGAGAGAGCCCAGAACCCCAGTGGCAAGGCCGATATCCTGAGGCTCGATCACAAGCGTCACTGCTGGGAATGTAATGTTGTCGACGTATCCGACAGCTAACACAACAGTTAGTATTCTAAATGTTAAAGGAGTCCAATGACTTACAAATGCAACCAAGCGTACCCAGAGCGATAGTCATGGACCAGGTATCTGGACCCAACGCACTGAGCGGAGTGATGAATGCGAATGCCAGAAGAGACGCAATGATGCATTGATATTTGACACGAGGGACAAATCCGAGGGCCATTCCTCCCAGTAGCTGGCCCATAAGGACGCCACCACCGACGACCGAGCTCTGCAGACCTATCTTGATGGAATCCGTGGTATATATTCCCTGAATGAGAGTCGGCCACAGGACCGTGAATGAGTAATATACCATAGCCCCGACAGCTGCATCAGTCACAATAGCAGTGAATCCGATGTTCTTGAACAGCCTCGGGGGCATGAATGGTCGTGTCTTGCAGACGAAGCCCTCTAGCAGCATTCGTCAGCTGGAATGGATGGCTGATTGATGCGGGTGATTCGACTTACCATACAGCACAAATACTACCAGACATGCTATTCCAATGAGCAGAGTACAGAGAGTCGCCGCACTGGTCCAGGGGTAAGTGGTGCCTCCCCAGGAGAGCCCAATAAGGAAAAGAACACATCCAgcgatgaagagaaaaatgCCGATAAAGTCGAGCTCCTTGAACATCTCCCACTTTGTCTTTCCTTCTACATGCAGCTGAGCGTATCTCGGTGGATGATAAAGAAAATGATAGAGCACAGTCGCAATGACCGCAAGAATGAGGCCGATATAGTagctccatcgccagcctTGACTGGTGTTCTGGATCAACAGCCTGGCGATAACAGGGCCAAAGACAGCAAAGGGGAGAGAAGACATGAAGACGATCGTGACTATCACGCCGCGGTACTTGTTGGGCACGAGCTCTCCCAGGATGATACCAAAGGACAACTGACCAGCAGCCGAGAGGCCATTGAAGATATTGGCAACAATCAACATCTCAACGTATGTAGCCCGTGCCCCTATTATGCAGCCAACAATAGACAGTATCATGGACCCTTGCACAATCCACTTTCGACCAAATATATCAGACAACCGGCCGATGAGCAGAAACCCGACGCAGCTGGAAAGGGTCCAGACGGTGGCAACCCAGTTGATATTGGGGGAATTGCCCAGCTCGGCGTTGATCAGGGTGAGGGTATTGGAGGGCAGAACCCAGCCCAGGTAGGCCACGATGGATCCTAGACATTGTGCCTTGCTTAAGTGTTAGAAGGTCTGATCCattccagctccatccaGAGACTGGGGATATCCTGGGGCGTACCAGGACTGTGCCGAGAAAGGGCAGGCTCCTGAAGTAGCCCTTGGGCATGTCTTGCATATCTCCCCCGATGGCATGTTCATCGACATAGTTAACAGTGCCGTCTGTATGTAGTACTGCTCTGGCTCCGGCGTATTGCGGCCTTGGCTCCTGAGAGCTTTCAGTGTCATCATGGCTCATGGCTGCTCTTTGGCGGTGATACAAGAAAAAGGATCGACAAGGAGGAGTTTAGGAGCAGGTTAGATGTGGATTCAGTGTTACGAGGCTTCCTGCTCCATATCAACTGGCAGTCTCGGAAATATTGTGCCTTGTGTCTGGTGAAAAGGGGTATATGAAGCTATCCCAACCAGCTGAGTAGAAATCGGAAATGTTTTTCCTCCCCGCATTTACCCCATACTGCCAGGGGGCTGGGTCCAGATTCAGATGCTGCTAGGGGTTGGGGATCTGGTATGGGGTAGTGGTCGCGTCTACGGGGTCGATACAGTACGATGCCTTTTCAGAACAATCCCTGTCGGATGGTACAGACcaactactatattaaactaCTCCATTAGTCTTTAGATTTCGCATTCCGGATAACGATATTCTAGCAGTAATCCCTATAGATGATCTGGTGTACCCTAACACGCCCAGCCTCCATCGATCGAATATACTGCACCGGTGATAAACGACGAAGCTTCGCTCAAGAGAAAGACAATCAGGTTTGCGGTCTCCTCTGGTTTCCCATTGCGAGGCAGCGCAATATTCGACGATTTGACGCTGGCATTGCCACTGATTTTATTCGACTGCGCCAGCATTGGTGTTTGGATGGCACCCCTGGTAGAGTCAGCTTCAAGCCTGGATGCATTGGGAACAAACTTACGGCGCAATGCAGTTGACTCGAATGCTCTGTTCCCCAACCTCCTTCGCTGCAGATCGTGACAAACCGATGACGCCGTGTTTACTGGCAGCATATGCGGCGTTCCGTCCCATTCCCTGGACGCCAGCAATGCTAGATGCGTTGACGATAGAGCCGTTGTCAGCCATGACCTGCAGTTCAGCTCGCAGACAGTGCATCAGGCCCTTGAGGTTGATGTCCATGATAAAGTCCCATTCATCGCTGTCGATGTCTTTAACCTGGTGCATCAAACCTGTTAGAATGTGACTTCCAATGCAGAACAACCAGACCTGCCCCGTTCAATCCT encodes:
- a CDS encoding uncharacterized protein (COG:P;~EggNog:ENOG410PGDX;~InterPro:IPR005829,IPR005828,IPR020846,IPR036259;~PFAM:PF07690;~TransMembrane:10 (i47-70o90-109i116-137o143-164i185-209o221-241i276-297o309-329i341-374o437-457i);~go_component: GO:0016021 - integral component of membrane [Evidence IEA];~go_function: GO:0022857 - transmembrane transporter activity [Evidence IEA];~go_process: GO:0055085 - transmembrane transport [Evidence IEA]) is translated as MAAAQDSSTASETQISVDRKQHDDSRKEMAVDEEATSSPISKARSGVLNVAIAGLALFSDGYNAQIIGYMEPLFSVLYPNSMSSDIKSRLSNSFLIGEIFGMIFFGALIDRLGRRTGVIAATLFLVLGVALAAASHGTSELGMFWMMIISRGIAGFGAGGEYPVCATSATEAADETAKLRKKRGFLVASTTDFAIDMGFVAAGIVALIVLACFHQEARQGVWRVCFGLGFVLPVIICFFRIRMINSTQYRKHAIKSRYPYWLVLKRYWKPMLGTSLAWFCYDFVTYPFGLFSSTIISQMNPDNTTIQNIGWGTVINCFYLPGCLLGGLLMDRIGRKQTMTLGFLIWSIWGFILGGALGPIQSVFPLFIVMYGIFNALGEMGPGVSTFLCAAESFPTPLRGHFLGFAAAVGKAGASIGTEVFTPIQDSFGDVGKGQQAVFLIGSAFTIVGGIIAWWLIPDMQRELESEDIKFRAYLEDNGYDAAGLGA
- a CDS encoding AAA family ATPase (COG:S;~EggNog:ENOG410PXTI;~InterPro:IPR027417;~PFAM:PF13671,PF13238), which gives rise to MSESVLTDYSSLSAFLHRSESDPRPVVAMTCGVAGSGKSSVSKWITSNHPSFKRLSIDSYIYTKYGLYGVDYPKDKYNEFQEEAEPALRTELAQLLQQGSQNIILDFSFAFQATRDEWKALVEGAGGRWVLIFIEVDPDELRRRVRARNQLAVKDGDSAFFVTEQVLESFIAGFERPIGEGEVVLRLENEAV
- a CDS encoding uncharacterized protein (COG:Q;~EggNog:ENOG410PIKJ;~InterPro:IPR002347,IPR036291,IPR020904;~PFAM:PF00106,PF13561,PF08659;~go_function: GO:0016491 - oxidoreductase activity [Evidence IEA];~go_process: GO:0055114 - oxidation-reduction process [Evidence IEA]); the encoded protein is MSELPEFPRLFRLDGKVAVVTGGSRGLGLHTATALLLAGAEKVVIVARKAEGPLGFKQAVDKLNALPCSGTAIGYAADLSKPSDIERLVDLLKAEHRVDILVANAAATWGGAFEPTPDWAVTKVLDLNVRSIFHLTRLLTPLLERSGTADSPSRIIIVGAIAGLSVPVVGKHGTIMYAISKAAAHHLATNLAVELGPRNICSNVVAPGFFPSKLANGLIDHLGGVESMAAANPRRRLGSPEDIAGVMVYLCGPAGSYVNGAVIPIDGGNHLQSGQFAKL
- a CDS encoding uncharacterized protein (COG:Q;~EggNog:ENOG410PUXZ;~InterPro:IPR013154,IPR013149,IPR002328,IPR036291, IPR011032,IPR020843;~PFAM:PF00107,PF08240;~go_function: GO:0008270 - zinc ion binding [Evidence IEA];~go_function: GO:0016491 - oxidoreductase activity [Evidence IEA];~go_process: GO:0055114 - oxidation-reduction process [Evidence IEA]) encodes the protein MKAAQWDPKQQKAVVNEIPIPEPAPNQILVKMASASLCHSDIMAISQPDKTEPFTIGHEGAGYVAKVGADCRDKGFQEGNPVGFLYINGCCFECEACMVHNTQCTQGKPSVAGFGEFGFFQEYAAVDWQNVIHLPSQLDPKRSSAVFCAGITAFHAVDSCNLKPGQWFAAIGAGGLGQLATQYAKAMGYQVIAIDINDKTLEACKSQGADVTFNSLTHADTYAAEVKKITNGGVHAAAVFSGSAAAYKGAPSIIRVGGTLMVIGISLSPMEVSTFALAVGLYNIKSDSTSTPQRMGKAVDFTAKHSITPEIEIRSLEAMDDMIREMKAGTSTKRMAVVFE
- a CDS encoding trichothecene efflux pump (COG:G;~EggNog:ENOG410PM1B;~InterPro:IPR005829,IPR010573,IPR036259,IPR020846;~PFAM:PF06609,PF07690;~TransMembrane:14 (i52-72o92-110i122-140o146-167i179-201o213-232i253-275o281-303i324-345o365-385i392-410o416-436i448-473o541-560i);~go_component: GO:0016021 - integral component of membrane [Evidence IEA];~go_function: GO:0022857 - transmembrane transporter activity [Evidence IEA];~go_process: GO:0055085 - transmembrane transport [Evidence IEA]), translated to MSHDDTESSQEPRPQYAGARAVLHTDGTVNYVDEHAIGGDMQDMPKGYFRSLPFLGTVLAQCLGSIVAYLGWVLPSNTLTLINAELGNSPNINWVATVWTLSSCVGFLLIGRLSDIFGRKWIVQGSMILSIVGCIIGARATYVEMLIVANIFNGLSAAGQLSFGIILGELVPNKYRGVIVTIVFMSSLPFAVFGPVIARLLIQNTSQGWRWSYYIGLILAVIATVLYHFLYHPPRYAQLHVEGKTKWEMFKELDFIGIFLFIAGCVLFLIGLSWGGTTYPWTSAATLCTLLIGIACLVVFVLYEGFVCKTRPFMPPRLFKNIGFTAIVTDAAVGAMVYYSFTVLWPTLIQGIYTTDSIKIGLQSSVVGGGVLMGQLLGGMALGFVPRVKYQCIIASLLAFAFITPLSALGPDTWSMTIALGTLGCISVGYVDNITFPAVTLVIEPQDIGLATGVLGSLRALGGAVAQAVYVSVLNNELNKNMPKYVGAAATAAGLPDSSLPALLAALTAGTGVEAVPGATDSVVADATAALKIAYSQSFRIVFYCTIPFSVLLIISSCFIPDMKNFLHYDVAKRLQGKTGAESDSKPEVEMVENIDRRA
- a CDS encoding SDR family NAD(P)-dependent oxidoreductase (COG:Q;~EggNog:ENOG410PPIZ;~InterPro:IPR002347,IPR036291,IPR020904;~PFAM:PF00106,PF13561,PF08659;~go_function: GO:0016491 - oxidoreductase activity [Evidence IEA];~go_process: GO:0055114 - oxidation-reduction process [Evidence IEA]), with amino-acid sequence MISLSGKVIAITGGASGIGRCTAMLAASLGAKVSIGDLQQEGLDAVAKEIKNAGHGDIFSMVIDVRKASTVDTWIQETVKWGGRLDGAANLAGVIGKSIGLNGAGLVKDIDSDEWDFIMDINLKGLMHCLRAELQVMADNGSIVNASSIAGVQGMGRNAAYAASKHGVIGLSRSAAKEVGEQSIRVNCIAPGAIQTPMLAQSNKISGNASVKSSNIALPRNGKPEETANLIVFLLSEASSFITGAVYSIDGGWAC